A single region of the Sorghum bicolor cultivar BTx623 chromosome 9, Sorghum_bicolor_NCBIv3, whole genome shotgun sequence genome encodes:
- the LOC8065929 gene encoding uncharacterized protein LOC8065929, which yields METIAPAPAPQQRPGRIARRLARLLRRKSSPAGAGMGMGVGMAYSVAGDDDFDDSLDSSINSLSKLKLSGNLAAAYTLDAFFKNATEKKAPPQTQPSPEPAPAPALALDAAKHAFVATLFARASAVKAAYAQLQLAQHPYDADSIQAADAGLVAELTKLSSLKRRYTRDPAATAARTGASALALAAHADEQRHLLRTYEITARKLEAELRARDAEADRARAALADELRAARSLEDRARTRTLAALDDLHLSGLNATHFLTALRHAVKSVRAFARAMHDAMRAAGWDPAAAAAAAVHPGARLRDPAGDARFALESYVALKMFAGFHRKDLGLSSLHGRGSSHDRRRFFEEFAEAKSVPAAAELFLVQDDNDGSGDALRQWGALREFMRDRYVSVVHERMEAAFFGRGSSAAAAAPRAAWVGEFAEMARRVWLLHCLFWAFDGAASVFQARPGDRFSEVFMESVSDADGGGTTPAPSGHDVAVGFTVVPGFKLGRTVIQCRVYLSHHTPEHRP from the coding sequence ATGGAGACGATTGCACCGGCTCCCGCGCCGCAGCAGAGGCCGGGGCGCATCGCGCGGAGgctggccaggctgctccgccGCAAGAGCTCGCCGGCTGGGGCCGGGATGGGGATGGGGGTGGGGATGGCGTACTCCGTCGCCGGGGACGACGACTTCGACGACTCGCTTGACAGCTCCATCAACTCGCTCAGCAAGCTCAAGCTGTCCGGCAACCTGGCTGCTGCCTACACCCTGGACGCCTTCTTCAAGAATGCCACGGAGAAGAAGGCGCCGCCGCAGACGCAGCCTTCGCCGGAGCCTGCTCCAGCACCGGCGCTGGCGCTGGACGCCGCGAAGCACGCGTTCGTGGCGACGCTATTCGCTCGGGCGTCCGCGGTGAAGGCGGCCTACGCGCAGCTGCAGCTGGCGCAGCACCCCTACGACGCGGACTCCATCCAGGCGGCCGACGCCGGCCTGGTGGCGGAGCTCACCAAGCTGTCGTCCCTCAAGCGGCGGTACACCAGGGACCCTGCCGCCACCGCGGCCAGGACCGGCGCGTCCGCGCTCGCGCTCGCCGCGCACGCCGACGAGCAGCGGCACCTGCTCCGGACCTACGAGATCACGGCGCGCAAGCTGGAGGCGGAGCTCCGCGCGCGGGACGCCGAGGCCGACCGCGCGCGCGCCGCGCTGGCCGACGAGCTCCGCGCCGCGCGGTCCCTGGAGGACCGCGCCCGCACCCGCACCCTGGCGGCGCTGGACGACCTCCACCTCTCCGGCCTCAACGCCACCCACTTCCTCACCGCGCTGCGGCACGCCGTCAAGTCCGTCCGCGCCTTCGCCAGGGCAATGCACGACGCGATGCGGGCCGCCGGCTGGGatcccgcggcggcggccgcggccgccgtgCACCCGGGCGCCAGGCTGCGGGACCCGGCGGGCGACGCCAGGTTCGCGCTCGAGTCGTACGTGGCGCTCAAGATGTTCGCGGGGTTCCACCGCAAGGACCTGGGCCTGAGCTCCCTCCACGGGCGGGGCTCCTCCCACGACCGCCGCCGCTTCTTCGAGGAGTTCGCGGAGGCCAAGTCCGTGCCAGCCGCGGCGGAGCTATTTTTAGTCCAGGACGACAACGACGGTAGCGGCGACGCGCTGCGGCAGTGGGGCGCGCTCCGCGAGTTCATGCGCGACAGGTACGTGTCCGTGGTGCACGAGCGGATGGAGGCGGCCTTCTTCGGGCGCGggtcctcggcggcggcggcggccccgcGCGCCGCGTGGGTCGGCGAGTTCGCGGAGATGGCGCGGCGCGTgtggctgctgcactgcctgttctGGGCGTTCGACGGCGCCGCGTCCGTGTTCCAGGCGCGCCCCGGGGACCGGTTCTCGGAGGTGTTCATGGAGAGCGTCAGCGACGCGGACGGCGGCGGGACGACGCCGGCGCCGAGCGGGCACGACGTCGCCGTCGGGTTCACCGTGGTGCCGGGGTTCAAGCTCGGGCGGACGGTGATACAATGCCGGGTCTACCTTTCCCACCACACGCCGGAGCACCGACCTTGA